The window GGACTCGGTGCACGCGGGCGTGAGGCCGCCGATCACCTTCGGGGTGTTGGCGGGTGTGAAGTCGCGGTTGCCGGGGTCCACTCGGCTGGGGGAGTAGGCGAGGTGGAAATCGCGGCCCGCGCGCAGGCCCGAGCACTCTTCGAGGAGCGGGCGCAGGACGTCCTCGGTGGTGCCCGGGGGGACCGGTGACTCCAGGATCACCGTCGTGTGCGGACGCAACCGCGAGGCCAGGGTGCGGGCGGCCGACTCCACCTGGGCGAGGTCGAGCCCGCCGTCCGCCCCGCGCGGGGTGGACGCGCAGATGACGGCCGTGCGGACCCGGCCGAGTTCGGCGGGGCTGGTGGCGTGCCGGAAGCCCGCCGCGAGCATGCGGCGCAGTTCTGCGGGGCTGAGGGAGCCGGGTTCGGGCCCGGTCCGGTAACCGAGCGTGGGGATGCCGGCGGCCACGGCGGCCTGGGCCAGCGGCAGGCCGTACGGGCCGAGTCCGATGACGGCGAGATCTGCGGGCATGGCGTGGGCCGTCCTTCCCAGTAACCGAAGCGGGACAGGTGCGCAAGCCCTGTGGACAGGATGGGCGAAGCGCAATGTCAGACTAGGAGTAAATATGACCGAAATACGGGATTGATCCGCTGTGTCTTTCGGGCGGGCGGGCGACGTCCGCCGGACAGATCCGTGAAGGTTGTCCACAGGCTGGGGGCGACTGGTGGCTGAAGTCGGGCAAGCCGGTCAGAATTTGGGCATGGGGGATTCGACCGGGCTTCGCCCCACGGGTGCGGCCGGTGCGACCTACAGCGGGAGGCAGCGGTGAGGACAGCGACACTGGGGCCGGCGCAGCGCGCCGAGTCACTCGCATCAATGGCCGAGCGCGAGCTGGACTTGCTGGTCGTGGGCGCCGGAGTGGTGGGCGCGGGCACCGCGCTCGACGCGGCGACCCGAGGCCTTTCCACCGGTCTGGTCGAGGCGCGTGACTGGGCGTCGGGCACATCGAGCAGGTCCAGCAAGCTGATCCACGGCGGCCTGCGCTATCTGGAGATGCTCGACTTCACGCTCGTCCGCGAAGCACTCAAGGAGCGCGGCCTGCTGCTGGAGCGGCTCGCCCCGCACCTGGTGAAGCCCGTGCCGTTCCTGTACCCCCTTCAGCACCAGGGCTGGGAGCGGCTGTACGCCGGTTCCGGTGTCGCCCTCTACGACGCCATGTCGATGGCGCGCGGCCATGGCCGGGGCCTGCCCATGCACCGCCACCTGAGCCGCCGTCACGCCCTGCGGGTCGCGCCCGCCTTGAAGAAGGACGCGCTGGTCGGAGCGTTGCAGTACTACGACGCTCAGATGGACGACGCCCGGTATGTCGCCACCCTCGTCCGTACCGCCGCCGCGTACGGCGCCAAGGTCGCCAACCGCGCGCGGGTGACCGGATTCCTGCGCGAGGGCGAGCGGGTGGTCGGCGCCCGGGTGCAGGACGTCGAGGCCGGCGGGGAGTACGAGATCCACGCCAAGCAGATCGTCAACGCCACCGGTGTGTGGACCGACGACACCCAGGCGATGGTGGGGGAGCGGGGGCAGTTCCACGTACGCGCCTCCAAGGGCATCCACCTGGTCGTGCCCAAGGACCGCATCCACTCCTCGACCGGGCTGATCCTGCGCACCGAGAAGTCCGTGCTGTTCGTCATCCCCTGGGGGCGGCACTGGATCATCGGCACCACGGACACCGACTGGGACCTCGACAAGGCACACCCGGCCGCGTCCAGCGCGGACATCGACTATCTGCTGGAGCATGTGAACTCCGTGCTCGCGGTGCCGCTCACCCGGGACGACGTACAGGGTGTGTACGCGGGCCTCAGGCCGCTGCTGGCCGGTGAGTCGGACGCCACCAGCAAGCTCTCGCGCGAGCACACCGTGGCCCATCCGGTGCCGGGGCTCGTGGTGGTGGCGGGCGGCAAGTACACGACGTACCGGGTCATGGCCAAGGACGCCGTCGACGAAGCGGTGCACGGGCTCGACATGCGGGTCGCCGAGTGCGTCACCGAGGACGTCCCGCTGCTGGGTGCGGAGGGCTACCGGGCGCTGTGGAACGCGCGGGCGCGCATCGCCGCCCGGACCGGGCTTCATGTGGTGCGCGTGGAGCACCTGTTGAACCGGTACGGCGCCCTGGCCGAGGAGGTGCTCGACCTCGTGGCCGCTGACCCCTCGCTGGGCGAGCCGCTGCGGGCGGCCGAGGACTATCTGCGCGCCGAGGTGGTGTACGCCGCCTCGCACGAAGGCGCACGGCACCTGGACGACGTGCTGACGCGGCGCACCCGCATCTCCATCGAGACCTTCGACCGCGGCACGCTCAGCGCCCGCGAGGCGGCCGAGCTGATGGCGCCGGTCCTCGGCTGGGACAAGGACCACATCGAGCGCGAGATCCAGCACTACGAGAAGCGGGTGGAGGCGGAGCGGGAGTCCCAGCGGCAGCCGGACGATCTGACGGCGGATGCGGCGCGGTTGGGGGCGCCGGACATTGTGCCGCTGTGACCGCATCGCGGCCCTGCTGAGCCGCTGTGACGCCTGGGCTGCTGCCATCCCCGCGCTTCACTCGAACGAGTGTCGTGAACCGGGATCTTCGTTCGGAACCCGGGCGTTCTACGAGGTGCGGGGGCAGAACTCGGCGGTGAGCAGCCGGGGTTCGAGGCCAGGGTCTGCCACCGCCGTCGTGTTCACCCGGTAGGTCAGGACACGGCGTCCGTCGACGGTGGCCGCGGTGCGCACATAGCTGCCGGAGATGAGCCCGTTGTGTCCCCACACCGTGGTGCCGCAGGGCAGCTTCACGGGAAACAGGCCCATGCCGTACGAGCCGTGTGCGGCGCGGGTGTCGAGCATCTCGCGCAGCCGGCGCGGGGGCAGCAGCTCGCCGCCGAGCAGCGCTCCGTAGAAGCGGTCCAGATCGGCGAGCGTGGTCACCAGCTCACCCGCGGCTCCGGCCACCCGCGGGTCGAGCTCGGTGACATCGCGACCGTCGGCGGTGTAGGCGCGGCCGTGCGGGGAGGGAAGAGAGGTGCGTGAACCAGGAAAGGAGGTGCCGGTCAGGCGCAGGGGAGTGAGGATGCGCCGCTCGGCCTCGGCCGCGTAGGAGCGGCCGGTGACCTGCTGCACGACGAGGCCGAGCAGGACGTAGTTGGTGTTGGAGTAGGCGAAGCGGCCGCGGTCGTCCGGGGGGTGGGTGAGAGCGAGGCGTACGGCCTGACGAGGGGAGAGGGGGACCAGGCCCCCGGTGTCGGCGGTGAAGTCGTACAGACCGCTGGTGTGGGTGAGCAGGGCACGCAGGGTCAGCGCGCGCCCGTCGTTGCCGGCTCCGCGCACCAGGCCCGGAAGGTGCTTCTCCACCGTGTCGGACAGGGACAGCCGGTGTTCGGCGGCCAGTTGCAGGACGACCGTGGCGACGAAGGTCTTCGTGATGCTGCCCGCCCGGAAGTGGTCGGCGGAGGAGATGCCGAGGCCGGCCCGGGCGTAGCGGGTTCCGCTCTCCTCCTGGGCGAGCAGTGCCGCGGCCGGGGCGCCGCCCCGGGTGACCAGCAGCGGAAGCACTGCCTCCGAGGTCGGTGCGGTCGGCGCGGAGGAGGCGGCCGGGGTGAGCGCGAGGAGGGCCAGGGTCACAGAAACGGCCAGTAGCGTCTTGGGGCCGGTCCTGAGCGGGGGCATGGTGGGACCTCCTTGTCGCGGCCCATCATGCAGGGTGCGGAAGGGCCGGTTCCGCCGGGGGTGCCCCCGGGTGTCGGAGCTCTCGCGCACCACCGGCACCCTGGGCGTCGGGCACTTGTCGGGTGAGAGACAATGGAGGCTCTGTCAGGGCGGGTTGCATGAGGGGACGCATGTCGGAGGCGGAGCGGGCGGGAGCATCCCGGCAGGACAACAGCGGTCGTCTCCTCGCCGGGCGGTACCGGCTGGGAGATGTGCTGGGCCGCGGCGGCATGGGCACGGTGTGGCGGGCCGAGGACGAGACCCTGGGCCGGACGGTCGCCGTGAAGGAGCTGCGGTTCCCCTCGAACATCGACGAGGAGGAGAAGCGCCGGCTGATCACGCGGACGCTGCGCGAGGCCAAGGCCATCGCGCGGATCCGTAACAACAGCGCGGTGACGGTCTTCGACGTGGTCGACGA of the Streptomyces sp. NBC_00287 genome contains:
- a CDS encoding glycerol-3-phosphate dehydrogenase/oxidase, which encodes MRTATLGPAQRAESLASMAERELDLLVVGAGVVGAGTALDAATRGLSTGLVEARDWASGTSSRSSKLIHGGLRYLEMLDFTLVREALKERGLLLERLAPHLVKPVPFLYPLQHQGWERLYAGSGVALYDAMSMARGHGRGLPMHRHLSRRHALRVAPALKKDALVGALQYYDAQMDDARYVATLVRTAAAYGAKVANRARVTGFLREGERVVGARVQDVEAGGEYEIHAKQIVNATGVWTDDTQAMVGERGQFHVRASKGIHLVVPKDRIHSSTGLILRTEKSVLFVIPWGRHWIIGTTDTDWDLDKAHPAASSADIDYLLEHVNSVLAVPLTRDDVQGVYAGLRPLLAGESDATSKLSREHTVAHPVPGLVVVAGGKYTTYRVMAKDAVDEAVHGLDMRVAECVTEDVPLLGAEGYRALWNARARIAARTGLHVVRVEHLLNRYGALAEEVLDLVAADPSLGEPLRAAEDYLRAEVVYAASHEGARHLDDVLTRRTRISIETFDRGTLSAREAAELMAPVLGWDKDHIEREIQHYEKRVEAERESQRQPDDLTADAARLGAPDIVPL
- a CDS encoding serine hydrolase domain-containing protein; amino-acid sequence: MPPLRTGPKTLLAVSVTLALLALTPAASSAPTAPTSEAVLPLLVTRGGAPAAALLAQEESGTRYARAGLGISSADHFRAGSITKTFVATVVLQLAAEHRLSLSDTVEKHLPGLVRGAGNDGRALTLRALLTHTSGLYDFTADTGGLVPLSPRQAVRLALTHPPDDRGRFAYSNTNYVLLGLVVQQVTGRSYAAEAERRILTPLRLTGTSFPGSRTSLPSPHGRAYTADGRDVTELDPRVAGAAGELVTTLADLDRFYGALLGGELLPPRRLREMLDTRAAHGSYGMGLFPVKLPCGTTVWGHNGLISGSYVRTAATVDGRRVLTYRVNTTAVADPGLEPRLLTAEFCPRTS